A genomic segment from Glycine max cultivar Williams 82 chromosome 1, Glycine_max_v4.0, whole genome shotgun sequence encodes:
- the LOC102667909 gene encoding probable pyridoxal 5'-phosphate synthase subunit pdx2 — MTNIISGQKTGGQYLVGGLDCTVHINFFGSQIQSFEAELLVPELVSKEGGPESFCGIFIHAPAILEAGPKVQVLADYPDSLEDQASQGSFAAHGCQNVLIAAIGQPEHPGYMRAAGAGVTIKKYFGPAPRTSSTSSSMAPEDLGQLPQ; from the exons atgactaaCATCATTTCAGGGCAGAAGACTGGTGGACAATATTTGGTTGGTGGACTTGATTGTACAGTGCATATAAATTTCTTTGGTAGCCAG ATTCAAAGCTTTGAGGCAGAGCTTTTAGTGCCAGAGCTTGTCTCCAAGGAAGGAGGTCCTGAATCATTTTGTGGAATTTTTATTCATGCCCCTGCAATTCTTGAAGCAGGGCCAAAAGTTCAAGTGCTGGCTGATTATCCT GATTCATTGGAGGACCAGGCCTCACAGGGTTCCTTTGCAGCCCATGGATGTCAGAATGTACTGATTGCTGCAATTGGGCAACCAGAACACCCTGGTTATAtgcgtgctgctggagccggtgtcacgaTCAAGAAATACTTTGGACCAGCTCCAAGGACCTCCAGCACGTCTTCCTCCATGGCTCCCGAAGACCTGGGGCAGCTGCCACAATAA